From Aptenodytes patagonicus chromosome 1, bAptPat1.pri.cur, whole genome shotgun sequence, one genomic window encodes:
- the REDIC1 gene encoding regulator of DNA class I crossover intermediates 1 has product MKLLGVSSPKSSAVSLDLLNLYVVNQISTKKDNTENIRKPVHIDITEDVKIPVRRHNIELPMSPLCTQLTSNLDDIQNRLQEQVLDSRRQHLSEKVKYQHNLSQVTELTYADSSMDHEDNIARAFSACPLSSSVFWSSNCTQLSEENFSTNLMSNTWEQTYEEKLQNQPGNSSDQDPWITKPPSQCIFRKADTVPQELFKPLHRLDYMNSVRNNPVIMTSNESENSEGIKEPLFDVVKETAEMKAPQDGSDCSFLALFKDESQPNHNNPSTKHFNPFVNQSSTAIFFTDPDDRNQMTNRNYPYDTREAYPAISAKKSSVDRHLEGIFTAPEQVLLKSNNASSASYKKTSGLHKTHLQDCHEGQHYFIPSENKEKPANLEKIETFAYHHDQRINLKENVQNYSRKKSDDEAVKESAWRQNQLFGFEEFTTAQEKEYKFGVSSNLHEMEKDVESSLSSQSPGYSPRQTESCFSSSPDMSEVEDTAKKKEYLNERSLKIDDANLISASASTEPPKTSHTRSVPLQPSSILAREEANHLQEKDSILCATEEENKKHTAPSEGSSLHQALKKEHVTRSTRCDVWSQTESSVTEVEKVDVATQCGTMQVCSCGSSLPSAHRPGGPPPSSTAGTAGGHKMPAHEVLQPAGTGSAAEIAAFSSEAEYLSLAGRRTLEVLNYIDIMKERDKQ; this is encoded by the exons ATGAAGCTTCTGGGAGTATCATCTCCTAAAAGTTCAGCAGTCAGTTTAGATCTCCTCAATCTGTATGTTGTTAACCAGATATCAACCAAAAAAGACAACACCG AGAACATCAGGAAGCCAGTCCACATTGATATCACTGAAGATGTAAAAATACCTGTTAGGAGGCACAACATAGAGCTTCCCATGTCACCACTATGTACACAACTTACGTCAAACTTAGATGACATCCAGAACAG GTTACAAGAGCAAGTATTGGACAGCAGAAGGCAGCATCtttcagagaaagtaaaatacCAGCATAAT TTATCACAAGTAACAGAATTAACATATGCTGACTCTAGTATGGATCATGAAGACAACatagcaagagcttttagtgccTGTCCATTGTCCTCTTCTGTTTTTTGGTCCTCTAACTGTACACAACTTTCAGAAGAGAATTTCAGCACAAACCTAATGAGCAACACTTGGGAACAGACCTATGAAGAGAAGCTGCAAAACCAG CCAGGAAATAGTTCTGATCAAGACCCTTGGATTACAAAACCTCCAAGCCAGTGTATTTTCAGGAAGGCCGATACAGTGCCGCAAGAACTGTTTAAGCCATTGCATAG GCTAGACTATATGAATTCTGTCAGGAATAATCCAGTGATAATGACCAGTAACGAATCAGAAAACAGTGAAGGAATAAAAGAACCATTGTTTGATGTTgtgaaagaaactgcagaaatgaaagcTCCCCAAGATGGGAGTGATTGTTCCTTTCTGGCACTGTTCAAAGATGAGAGCCAACCAAACCATAATAATCCTTCTACAAAgcattttaatccttttgttaACCAAAGCAGTACTGCCATTTTTTTCACTGATCCTGATGATAGAAATCAAATGACCAACAGAAATTATCCTTATGATACTAGAGAGGCTTACCCTGCAATCAGTGCAAAAAAGAGTTCTGTAGACAGACACCTTGAAGGCATTTTCACAGCTCCAGAACAGGTTTTACTCAAAAGTAACAATGCCTCAAGTGCAAGCTACAAGAAAACCAGTGGACTTCATAAAACCCACCTGCAGGACTGTCATGAGGGACAGCACTACTTCATACcctctgaaaacaaagaaaaacctgcaAACCTTGAAAAAATTG agacaTTTGCTTATCACCATGATCAGAGGATTAACTTAAAGGAGAATGTACAGAactattcaagaaaaaaaag TGATGATGAGGCTGTGAAAGAATCAGCCTGGAGACAGAACCAGCTCTTTGGATTTGAAGAG ttcacaaCAGCACAAGAGAAAGAGTATAAGTTTGGAGTGAGTTCAAATCTTCACGAGATGGAGAAGG ATGTGGAGTCATCACTCAGCAGCCAGTCTCCCGGTTACTCTCCAAGGCAGACAGAGAGCTGTTTCAGCTCTAGTCCTGACATG TCTGAAGTGGAAGACACAGCCAAAAAGAAGGAATATCTGAATGAACGGTCCTTGAAGATAGACGATGCCAACCTAATCTCAGCCTCAGCAAGTACAGAGCCCCCCAAGACCTCTCACACCAGATCTGTGCCTCTCCAGCCCAGCAGTATTTTGGCTAGAGAAGAAGCAAACCATCTTCAGGAGAAAGACTCCATTTTATGTGccacagaggaggaaaataaaaaacacaccGCCCCATCTGAGGGCAGCTCATTACACCAAGCCCTTAAAAAAGAGCATGTCACTCGCAGTACCAGGTGTGATGTTTGGTCGCAGACTGAGAGCTCTGTTACAGAAGTAGAGAAAGTGGATGTTGCCACCCAGTGTGGCACCATGCAGGTGTGCAGCTGTGGgagctccctcccctctgcccacaGGCCGGGTGGGCCCCCTCCTTCCAGCACCGCAGGCACCGCTGGAGGGCACAAAATGCCAGCACATGAGGTGCTGCAGCCTGCAGGCACGGGCAGCGCAGCAGAAATAGCGGCGTTTTCTTCTGAAGCCGAGTATCTGAGTTTGGCTGGCAGAAGGACTCTAGAGGTGCTGAACTACATTGATATAATGAAGGAGAGAGATAAGCAGTGA